One stretch of Eggerthella lenta DSM 2243 DNA includes these proteins:
- a CDS encoding helix-turn-helix transcriptional regulator yields MENGETKGSGEFDRPRESAELRFADDEAVGVREADAPACEDGTVAGARAPGPLLPWLPSIPLFFLGLGVYRAWIEIVFVGSFVEFPAAAVAGHDAFDLVMIATMFLCAALAKRIGPLFGKRSLYAVSGVALTVSTLCMFASIWIPRSADALAVPAVLLGGFGIALVILLWSELYGCLNPFRVALYYSASMIVAALLIYLCRGLLLPWLGAVVLVLPVVSLAACAAGFRSLPSGELPRAKPSKFSFPWKIVLLMAIYAFAYGLKESSMYQSTFGPHSAFGTLAVAAIVFVGVIARGGKFDFGVIYRIALPLMVAAFLILPNVGVLGQAASDFCTSASYTAFSILIMLIMANLCYRYGMSAVWLFGIERGVRALFTLFGRQTEQLLGAPSFGLAGSDAVVSGLVVILVVAATMILFSEKELSSRWGVSFLGEDGAAGDRAIVKKQELANRCQELARSYGLSPREEEVLLLLAQRKTVGSIERELFIANGTAKTHIRHIYRKLDIHSRDELSDLLGLFE; encoded by the coding sequence ATGGAAAACGGCGAAACGAAGGGATCCGGGGAGTTCGATCGACCCCGAGAGAGCGCGGAGCTTCGCTTCGCGGACGACGAAGCGGTCGGCGTGCGGGAGGCCGACGCGCCCGCGTGTGAGGACGGCACCGTTGCGGGCGCACGGGCGCCGGGTCCATTGCTGCCGTGGCTGCCGTCCATCCCGCTGTTCTTCCTCGGGCTGGGCGTGTACCGTGCGTGGATCGAGATCGTGTTCGTGGGCTCGTTCGTCGAGTTCCCCGCAGCTGCTGTCGCGGGCCACGACGCGTTCGATCTCGTGATGATAGCCACGATGTTTTTGTGCGCCGCCCTTGCCAAGCGTATCGGCCCGCTGTTCGGAAAGCGCTCGTTGTACGCCGTGTCCGGCGTTGCGCTTACGGTGTCCACGCTGTGCATGTTCGCGTCCATCTGGATACCGAGGTCGGCGGATGCGCTTGCCGTGCCGGCGGTGCTGCTGGGCGGGTTTGGCATCGCGCTCGTCATTCTGCTGTGGTCGGAACTGTACGGCTGTCTCAATCCGTTTCGCGTCGCGCTGTACTATTCGGCGTCCATGATCGTGGCGGCGCTCCTCATTTATTTGTGCAGGGGCTTGCTGTTACCGTGGCTCGGCGCCGTCGTGCTCGTGCTGCCCGTCGTGTCGCTTGCCGCCTGCGCGGCGGGGTTCCGCTCGTTGCCCTCCGGCGAGCTTCCGCGCGCCAAGCCGTCGAAGTTCTCGTTCCCTTGGAAGATCGTGTTGCTCATGGCCATCTACGCGTTCGCGTACGGGCTGAAGGAATCGTCGATGTACCAGTCGACGTTCGGCCCGCATTCGGCGTTCGGCACGCTGGCGGTGGCCGCTATCGTGTTCGTCGGCGTCATAGCGCGCGGCGGCAAATTCGACTTCGGCGTGATCTACCGCATCGCGCTGCCGCTCATGGTGGCGGCTTTCCTCATCTTGCCGAACGTGGGCGTCCTGGGGCAGGCCGCGTCCGATTTCTGCACGAGTGCGTCCTACACCGCGTTCTCCATCCTCATCATGCTCATCATGGCGAACCTGTGCTATCGCTACGGGATGTCGGCCGTGTGGCTGTTCGGCATCGAGCGCGGCGTGCGTGCGTTGTTTACCCTGTTCGGACGCCAGACCGAGCAGCTGTTGGGCGCGCCGTCGTTCGGACTGGCCGGATCGGATGCCGTTGTCAGCGGGCTCGTGGTCATCCTCGTGGTGGCAGCCACGATGATCCTCTTCTCGGAAAAGGAGCTGTCCAGCCGCTGGGGCGTGTCGTTTCTGGGCGAGGATGGCGCGGCGGGCGACCGGGCCATCGTCAAGAAGCAAGAGCTGGCGAACCGATGCCAGGAGCTGGCGCGTTCGTACGGCCTGTCGCCGCGCGAGGAAGAGGTGCTGCTGTTGCTGGCGCAGCGCAAGACCGTGGGATCCATCGAGCGCGAGCTGTTCATTGCGAACGGCACGGCCAAAACGCACATCCGCCATATCTACCGCAAGCTCGACATCCATTCGCGCGACGAGCTGTCCGATCTGCTGGGATTATTTGAATAA
- a CDS encoding FAD-dependent oxidoreductase produces the protein MHEHNNGISRRDLFKFGGIAAAGVVGAGALASCAPQGTGSAGSASTTSTTDETTTAAGHLRTGMPSFLTAPEAITDVKETKDYDVVVIGAGASGVPAALSAFEAGAKVALLQKESQAIAQGNSGSGIDLATSNPADIANLVSQLIADSQHRPNRELVELWAQNSGEAVKWVIEKSLEGGAQVIDQGNQQHMPLINKKGYDINFVTSFFGPKPYNTGDGMRALAATAEKEGVEIFYSTPAEQLVTGDGGKVTGVIAKGKDGHVQFNASKGVIVACGDYQNDEEMLHYYQPDMTNFEPKQTNKTGDGHKMVVWAGGKIEDLAHTKMLHDFDAGPASMCDMPFLAVKMDGTRFVNETVEMSLLNCYLRSKEDSGHYCQVFDSNYMEAAAEWPGKLVDPEGLKVYMPEEDVEREGVFEGQINTFKADTLEELADKLEIADKAAFVASVKRYNELAAAGKDEDFGKPANYLVPVDTPPFYGIHRHVRMSAICSGVDVNAKHECLTPEGEVIENLYAIGNCSGHFYGGIDYPLTVFGLSLGRCYTEGYVIGRMVAEK, from the coding sequence ATGCACGAGCATAACAATGGAATCAGCAGGCGCGATCTGTTCAAATTTGGAGGCATCGCAGCAGCGGGCGTCGTGGGCGCCGGGGCGCTGGCGTCATGCGCGCCGCAAGGGACGGGCTCCGCAGGCTCGGCCAGCACGACAAGCACGACCGACGAGACCACCACGGCTGCCGGGCACCTGCGCACCGGCATGCCCAGCTTCCTGACCGCGCCCGAGGCCATCACCGATGTCAAGGAGACAAAGGACTACGACGTGGTGGTCATCGGCGCCGGCGCATCGGGCGTGCCGGCCGCGCTGTCGGCCTTCGAGGCGGGCGCGAAGGTGGCGCTGCTTCAGAAGGAATCGCAGGCCATCGCGCAGGGCAACTCGGGCAGCGGCATCGACCTGGCCACCAGCAACCCGGCCGACATTGCCAACCTCGTATCGCAGCTGATCGCCGACAGCCAGCACCGTCCGAATCGCGAACTGGTAGAGCTGTGGGCGCAGAACTCCGGCGAGGCTGTGAAGTGGGTCATCGAGAAATCGCTCGAAGGCGGCGCACAGGTGATCGACCAGGGCAATCAACAGCATATGCCCCTCATCAACAAGAAGGGGTACGACATCAATTTCGTCACCTCGTTCTTCGGCCCCAAGCCCTACAACACCGGCGACGGCATGCGCGCGCTGGCCGCCACGGCCGAGAAGGAAGGCGTCGAGATCTTCTACTCCACCCCCGCCGAGCAGCTGGTCACGGGCGACGGCGGCAAAGTGACCGGCGTCATCGCGAAGGGCAAGGACGGACATGTGCAGTTCAACGCCTCGAAGGGCGTGATCGTGGCGTGCGGCGACTACCAGAACGACGAGGAGATGCTGCATTACTACCAGCCCGACATGACGAACTTCGAGCCCAAGCAGACGAACAAGACCGGCGACGGCCACAAGATGGTGGTGTGGGCAGGCGGCAAGATCGAGGACCTGGCGCACACGAAGATGCTGCACGACTTCGACGCGGGCCCGGCCTCCATGTGCGACATGCCGTTCCTGGCCGTGAAGATGGACGGAACGCGCTTCGTGAACGAGACCGTGGAGATGTCGCTTCTGAACTGCTACCTGCGCTCGAAGGAGGATTCGGGGCACTACTGCCAGGTGTTCGACAGCAACTACATGGAAGCGGCGGCCGAGTGGCCCGGCAAGCTGGTGGACCCCGAGGGCCTCAAGGTGTACATGCCCGAGGAGGACGTGGAGCGCGAGGGCGTGTTCGAGGGGCAGATCAACACGTTCAAGGCCGACACGCTTGAGGAGCTGGCCGACAAGCTGGAAATCGCCGATAAGGCCGCGTTCGTCGCCAGCGTGAAGCGCTACAACGAGTTGGCGGCAGCCGGCAAGGACGAGGACTTCGGCAAGCCGGCGAACTACCTGGTTCCCGTGGACACCCCGCCCTTCTACGGCATCCATCGCCACGTGCGCATGAGCGCCATCTGCTCGGGCGTGGACGTGAATGCGAAGCACGAGTGCCTCACGCCCGAAGGCGAGGTCATCGAGAACCTGTACGCCATCGGCAACTGTTCGGGCCACTTCTACGGCGGCATCGACTACCCGCTGACCGTGTTCGGCCTGTCGCTGGGCCGCTGCTACACCGAAGGATACGTCATCGGCCGCATGGTGGCCGAGAAGTAG
- a CDS encoding SIR2 family protein translates to MEEQTKYDEIRVKLGSRLRKTGRHPFLFVGSGIPMRYAELPNWESLLRGICARISDNPFALERYDNEVSGTGKFERYPAIATLMEKDFNRTALADPSFEGFRNEHFDQLKAGTSAFKLFIARYLDTYEPTLLHEELSVLRAASNKISGVITTNYDRFIEGLFPGFKTYAGQSELLLSDIYEVGEIYKIHGSVDNPDSIVITSSDYDSFNTRKAYLVAKILTVFVEYPIVFMGYSMNDKNILNILESLAECLGPEGLGKLRDRMIFVQHGSDVGITYTRQSFGSEASIEMTTITSDDFTPIYQAIAKSETLYPPRLMRTLKKKIFQMDLSTHGTVTTRGFDGISSLPEDAKIIIGIGADTTSKGSPVKANDIYLDAVFDNMNLNPRLVVEQYLPDLLKHNTGGLPIFKYLEVYEGELYDKVSEFAKNHTAIDSYLNSAYRSQKKSFRKQLDVKTVSAIIEMERTSENKPDSLYRKLCFLEIEEYDIDSLETLLKTDIGNNPRIFNDCPEIKRLIRIYDFLKHGSAPDTVTTSANT, encoded by the coding sequence ATGGAAGAACAGACCAAGTATGACGAGATTAGAGTGAAGCTGGGGTCTCGCCTACGCAAAACCGGTCGCCACCCCTTTCTGTTCGTAGGCTCAGGCATTCCTATGAGGTATGCAGAGCTCCCCAATTGGGAATCCCTCTTACGAGGGATATGCGCGAGAATATCCGACAATCCATTCGCACTCGAGAGATACGACAACGAGGTGTCCGGCACAGGGAAATTTGAACGATACCCGGCAATCGCTACACTGATGGAGAAAGACTTCAATCGCACTGCTCTCGCCGATCCATCGTTCGAAGGGTTCAGGAATGAGCATTTCGACCAGCTGAAGGCCGGGACTTCCGCTTTCAAGCTTTTCATCGCCCGCTATCTCGACACATACGAACCGACTCTTTTGCACGAAGAACTCTCTGTCCTTCGTGCAGCATCGAATAAGATCTCAGGAGTGATCACCACCAACTACGACCGCTTCATCGAAGGATTGTTCCCCGGCTTCAAAACCTACGCAGGCCAAAGCGAGCTGCTCCTCTCAGATATATACGAAGTGGGGGAGATATACAAAATCCACGGGTCGGTTGACAATCCCGACAGCATCGTCATCACCTCATCGGACTACGATTCGTTCAACACGAGAAAAGCCTACCTGGTCGCCAAAATTCTTACTGTTTTCGTCGAATACCCCATTGTGTTCATGGGCTACTCCATGAACGACAAAAACATTCTCAACATCCTAGAATCACTCGCCGAATGCCTTGGGCCTGAAGGGCTTGGCAAACTGCGCGACCGAATGATTTTCGTGCAGCACGGCAGCGACGTCGGTATCACATATACCCGTCAATCGTTCGGATCCGAAGCTTCCATCGAAATGACAACGATCACTTCCGACGATTTCACCCCTATTTACCAAGCAATCGCGAAATCGGAAACGCTTTATCCGCCTAGGCTTATGAGGACGCTGAAAAAGAAGATATTTCAAATGGATCTGTCAACACATGGCACCGTAACCACTCGAGGCTTCGACGGAATCTCATCTTTGCCCGAAGATGCCAAGATAATCATCGGAATCGGAGCGGATACCACATCCAAAGGGAGCCCCGTCAAGGCTAACGACATCTATCTGGATGCCGTGTTCGACAATATGAACCTCAATCCGAGGCTGGTGGTCGAGCAATATCTGCCCGATTTGCTCAAGCACAATACCGGTGGTTTGCCAATTTTCAAATACTTGGAGGTGTACGAAGGGGAGCTTTACGACAAAGTTTCCGAATTCGCGAAAAACCATACCGCCATCGATTCGTATTTAAACAGTGCCTATCGCAGCCAAAAGAAAAGCTTCCGTAAACAACTCGATGTAAAAACAGTCAGTGCGATAATCGAAATGGAACGCACAAGCGAGAACAAGCCCGACAGCCTCTACAGAAAGCTCTGCTTTCTCGAAATCGAAGAATACGATATCGACAGCTTGGAGACGCTGCTCAAGACGGACATAGGGAACAACCCTCGCATTTTCAACGATTGTCCGGAAATAAAGAGGCTGATCAGGATTTACGATTTCCTTAAACACGGAAGCGCCCCGGACACCGTCACCACTAGTGCGAACACCTAG
- a CDS encoding methionyl aminopeptidase, whose amino-acid sequence MYDGRTNPGRNDECWCGSGKKYKKCHLAFDERLQSMYEQGFELPDRASLKSAADIEGIKRSATINIGVLDYVAERIGPGTTTEEVDRWVHDYTVEHGGIPADLNYEGYPKSVCTSINDVVCHGIPSEDDVLREGDIVNVDCSTILDGYYSDSSRMFRIGEVSPERARLVDETKKAMEAGLAAIEPWGLLGDVGAAVNAYAKAQGFSVVREFGGHGIGFDFHEDPFVSHVSEPGTGMVLVPGLVFTIEPMVNAGEAPIDMSDPNGWTVRTADGSDTAQWEVQVAITEDGHELLSW is encoded by the coding sequence ATGTACGACGGACGAACCAACCCGGGCCGCAACGACGAATGCTGGTGCGGCAGCGGCAAGAAGTACAAGAAGTGCCACCTCGCTTTCGACGAGCGCCTGCAGAGCATGTACGAGCAGGGCTTCGAACTGCCCGACCGCGCCTCGCTGAAAAGCGCTGCCGACATAGAGGGCATCAAGCGCAGCGCGACCATCAACATCGGGGTGCTGGACTACGTGGCCGAGCGCATCGGACCGGGCACGACCACCGAGGAGGTGGACCGCTGGGTGCACGACTACACGGTGGAGCACGGCGGCATCCCGGCCGACTTGAACTACGAGGGCTACCCGAAAAGCGTGTGCACCTCCATCAACGACGTGGTGTGCCACGGCATCCCGTCCGAGGACGACGTGCTGCGCGAAGGCGACATCGTGAACGTGGACTGCTCCACCATCCTCGACGGCTACTACTCGGACTCGTCGCGCATGTTCCGCATCGGCGAGGTGTCGCCCGAGCGAGCGCGCCTCGTGGACGAGACGAAGAAGGCCATGGAAGCGGGCCTTGCCGCCATCGAGCCGTGGGGGCTGCTCGGCGACGTGGGCGCGGCGGTGAACGCGTACGCGAAGGCGCAGGGCTTCTCGGTGGTGCGCGAGTTCGGCGGCCACGGCATCGGGTTCGACTTCCATGAGGACCCGTTCGTCAGCCACGTGTCGGAACCGGGGACGGGCATGGTGCTGGTGCCGGGCCTCGTGTTCACCATCGAGCCCATGGTGAACGCCGGCGAGGCGCCCATCGACATGAGCGACCCGAACGGCTGGACCGTGCGCACCGCCGACGGCAGCGACACCGCTCAGTGGGAAGTGCAGGTAGCCATCACGGAAGACGGCCACGAGCTGCTTTCCTGGTAG
- a CDS encoding TVP38/TMEM64 family protein has protein sequence MAKSVGTQDRELRKRRMAVAAALLAFAGIVGVLALLFGRDALAFLTDGHRVQQQVERLGPLAPVVFGLLVVLQEVTVIVPSEPLELAAGYAFGFWEGAFVYLAASVVGCFAIIAVVRFGGDRVLELVLTRKGREWLARLRGAQRFDFAILAAFFIPGLPKDLMAYLAAFAGMHPVHLAVVTTAGRLPSVLAITLGSSFAAAGDWRATAIVFSVTAAAVVIGALAYHRFKRQRDGGAGGAAK, from the coding sequence ATGGCGAAATCGGTGGGCACGCAGGATAGGGAGTTGCGCAAGCGGCGCATGGCTGTGGCGGCGGCGCTGCTTGCGTTCGCCGGCATCGTCGGGGTGTTGGCGCTGCTGTTCGGCCGCGACGCGCTGGCTTTCCTGACCGACGGACATCGCGTGCAGCAGCAGGTGGAGCGCTTGGGGCCGCTTGCGCCCGTGGTGTTCGGCCTGCTGGTCGTTCTGCAAGAGGTGACGGTGATCGTTCCCAGCGAGCCGCTGGAGCTTGCCGCGGGCTACGCGTTCGGGTTCTGGGAGGGCGCGTTCGTGTACCTTGCCGCCAGCGTGGTCGGTTGCTTCGCTATCATCGCGGTAGTGCGCTTCGGCGGCGATCGCGTGCTCGAGCTCGTCCTCACGAGAAAGGGTCGCGAGTGGCTGGCCCGCTTGCGCGGGGCGCAGAGGTTCGACTTCGCTATTCTCGCGGCGTTCTTCATCCCCGGCCTGCCGAAGGATCTCATGGCCTACCTCGCCGCGTTCGCCGGCATGCATCCCGTGCATCTTGCAGTCGTCACCACGGCCGGTCGGTTGCCGTCGGTGCTGGCCATCACGCTGGGATCGTCGTTCGCCGCCGCAGGCGATTGGCGGGCGACCGCCATCGTGTTCAGCGTCACCGCCGCGGCCGTGGTGATCGGCGCGCTCGCATACCATCGCTTCAAGCGCCAGCGCGACGGGGGTGCGGGAGGAGCGGCGAAGTAG
- a CDS encoding DUF86 domain-containing protein, whose amino-acid sequence MRNPEAIECIELMVPLCDIVSDRIARYSMSRESVCLNDDHLDLLLMPIFQIGELIGGGGYLDALQELYPSDMWVQAYGMRNRIAHGYAKLKPAIVWETAITSIPALRELCLRLLED is encoded by the coding sequence ATGAGAAATCCTGAAGCGATCGAATGCATCGAACTGATGGTGCCGCTTTGCGATATCGTATCCGACCGAATCGCGCGCTACTCGATGTCCAGAGAAAGCGTGTGCCTGAACGACGACCATCTCGATCTTTTGCTGATGCCGATATTTCAGATCGGGGAACTGATCGGCGGAGGCGGATACCTCGATGCTTTGCAGGAACTCTATCCTTCGGATATGTGGGTTCAGGCATATGGCATGCGCAATCGAATCGCCCATGGTTATGCAAAATTGAAGCCTGCGATTGTTTGGGAAACAGCTATAACAAGCATTCCCGCCCTGCGGGAATTGTGCCTGCGGTTGCTCGAAGACTAG
- a CDS encoding nucleotidyltransferase family protein, whose protein sequence is MKVLDQHTIASAVRSIAPGYGVVKAYLFGSHARGDADAASDVDLCIEPDDGFTLFSLGGFGSHLEEALGVPVDVVCGDDSFYPRARERYERDRKLIYEKS, encoded by the coding sequence ATGAAAGTGCTCGACCAACATACCATCGCTTCGGCTGTGCGCTCTATTGCTCCTGGTTACGGAGTTGTGAAAGCGTACCTGTTCGGTTCGCACGCGCGCGGCGATGCGGATGCGGCATCTGATGTGGATCTGTGCATTGAGCCTGACGACGGGTTCACGCTCTTTTCCCTTGGAGGCTTCGGCAGCCATCTTGAAGAGGCGTTGGGGGTGCCGGTCGACGTGGTGTGCGGGGACGATTCGTTTTACCCGCGTGCGCGCGAGCGCTACGAGCGAGACAGAAAGCTCATCTATGAGAAATCCTGA
- the pheT gene encoding phenylalanine--tRNA ligase subunit beta → MKVSLKWLSEYVDVPSDVKAFCDRLDLTGTGVEAVEKTGDAFDGVVVGYVETCEQHPDSDHMHVVTVDVGAGEPVQIVCGAPNIAQGIKVPVATIGAVLPGDFKIKKSKLRGITSCGMCCSQRELGMGSNHEGIWILPEDAPVGMPIADYLKLSDTVLDLEVTPNRPDCLSMAGMAREVGAMYRTDVKRPQIDLVEDADATPASDQVSVEIADASRCCRYTARVIKGVQVGPSPDWLAERVAAAGARSINNIVDVTNYILFLLGQPLHAFDFDKLAGADGKAHIVVRPAAEGERFTTLDGEDRQLVPDMTVIATPERAVALAGVMGGLETEVTEATTTVLLEAAAFDRAHTSRTSRNLGLISESSMRYERGVDDNPVALNADMAAALIAEVSGGSVCPGMVDVWLEKTDPIDLEFRVPRFCAMMGAEIPREEVVDILSRLGCEVSDADDADVLSVTAPTFRPDLEREIDLYEEVVRLWGMDRIPATLPGGRGRYGTRSQLEHVSDIIHRTMCASGLNETMTYSFAEPGDLDRLRMSHEGLGRPVELINPLNADQSVMRQSIVPGLMRSVAYNQSRGVKNVQLYEMGAVFFAHEGKSQPKERRRLAGVMAGAMGDAGWNSAPAAFDFFDGKGAIENLARELALPKLRFKALSADEAPHLQPGRAAAVLSGGTELGWVGELHPLAVDAFDATAPVVAFELDVDALAKSARPARDYVDVPTFPAVSMDVAFVVDEGVTHERLVQCMTSAGGKLLEDVRLFDVYRDEARVGAGKKSMAYALTYRAADRTLTSEEVDKAHERLVKKVSSATGAEVRG, encoded by the coding sequence ATGAAGGTTTCTTTGAAATGGTTGTCTGAGTATGTGGACGTGCCTTCGGACGTGAAGGCGTTCTGCGACCGGCTTGATTTGACGGGCACGGGCGTGGAGGCGGTCGAGAAGACGGGCGACGCGTTCGACGGCGTGGTCGTGGGCTACGTGGAGACGTGCGAGCAGCATCCCGACAGCGACCACATGCACGTGGTCACCGTGGACGTGGGCGCGGGCGAGCCGGTGCAGATCGTGTGCGGCGCGCCGAACATCGCGCAGGGGATCAAGGTGCCGGTGGCCACCATCGGCGCGGTGCTGCCCGGCGACTTCAAGATCAAGAAGTCCAAGCTGCGCGGCATCACTAGCTGCGGCATGTGCTGCTCGCAGCGCGAGCTGGGTATGGGCAGCAACCACGAGGGCATCTGGATCCTGCCCGAGGACGCGCCGGTGGGCATGCCCATCGCCGACTACCTCAAGCTGTCCGACACGGTGCTCGACCTCGAGGTCACGCCGAACCGCCCCGACTGCCTCAGCATGGCGGGCATGGCGCGCGAGGTGGGCGCGATGTACCGCACCGACGTGAAGCGCCCGCAGATCGACCTCGTGGAGGACGCCGACGCGACCCCTGCGTCCGACCAGGTGAGCGTGGAAATCGCCGACGCGTCCCGCTGCTGCCGCTACACGGCGCGCGTCATCAAGGGCGTGCAGGTGGGCCCGAGCCCCGACTGGCTGGCCGAGCGCGTGGCCGCCGCGGGCGCCCGCTCCATCAACAACATCGTGGACGTGACGAACTACATCCTGTTCCTGCTGGGCCAGCCGCTGCACGCGTTCGACTTCGACAAGCTGGCAGGCGCGGACGGCAAGGCGCACATCGTGGTGCGCCCGGCGGCCGAGGGCGAGCGGTTCACCACGCTCGACGGCGAAGACCGCCAGCTCGTGCCCGACATGACCGTCATCGCCACGCCCGAGCGCGCCGTGGCGTTGGCCGGCGTCATGGGCGGCCTCGAGACCGAGGTCACCGAGGCTACCACCACGGTGCTGCTGGAGGCCGCCGCGTTCGATCGCGCGCACACCAGCCGCACGAGCCGCAACCTGGGCCTGATCAGCGAGTCGTCCATGCGCTACGAGCGCGGGGTGGACGACAACCCGGTGGCCCTCAACGCCGACATGGCCGCCGCGCTCATCGCCGAGGTGTCGGGCGGCTCGGTGTGCCCCGGCATGGTGGACGTGTGGCTGGAGAAGACCGATCCTATCGACCTGGAGTTCCGCGTGCCGCGCTTCTGCGCGATGATGGGCGCCGAGATCCCGCGCGAGGAGGTCGTCGACATCCTCAGCCGCCTGGGTTGCGAGGTGTCCGATGCCGACGACGCCGACGTGCTGTCCGTGACGGCACCGACGTTCCGCCCGGACCTGGAGCGCGAGATCGACCTGTACGAGGAAGTGGTGCGCCTCTGGGGCATGGACCGCATCCCGGCCACGCTGCCGGGCGGCCGCGGCCGTTACGGCACGCGCTCGCAGCTGGAGCACGTGTCCGACATCATCCATCGCACCATGTGTGCGAGCGGCCTCAACGAGACGATGACCTACTCGTTCGCCGAGCCGGGCGACCTCGACCGCCTGCGCATGAGCCACGAGGGGCTGGGGCGTCCGGTGGAGCTCATCAACCCGCTGAACGCCGACCAGTCCGTCATGCGCCAGAGCATCGTTCCCGGCCTCATGCGCAGCGTCGCCTACAACCAGAGCCGCGGCGTGAAGAACGTGCAGCTTTACGAGATGGGCGCCGTGTTCTTCGCGCACGAGGGCAAGAGCCAGCCGAAGGAGCGCCGCCGTCTGGCCGGCGTCATGGCGGGCGCCATGGGCGATGCCGGTTGGAACAGCGCTCCGGCCGCGTTCGACTTCTTCGACGGCAAGGGCGCGATTGAGAACCTCGCGCGCGAGCTGGCGCTGCCGAAGCTGCGCTTCAAGGCGCTCTCGGCCGACGAGGCCCCGCATTTGCAGCCGGGCCGCGCGGCCGCGGTGCTGTCGGGCGGCACCGAGCTGGGCTGGGTGGGCGAGCTGCACCCGCTGGCCGTGGACGCCTTCGACGCGACGGCGCCCGTCGTGGCGTTCGAGCTTGACGTGGACGCTCTCGCGAAGTCGGCGCGCCCCGCACGCGACTACGTGGACGTGCCCACGTTCCCGGCCGTGTCCATGGACGTGGCGTTCGTCGTGGACGAGGGCGTCACCCACGAGCGCCTCGTGCAGTGCATGACCTCGGCGGGCGGCAAGCTCTTGGAGGACGTGCGCCTGTTCGACGTGTACCGCGACGAGGCGCGCGTGGGCGCGGGCAAGAAGTCCATGGCCTACGCGCTCACGTACCGCGCCGCCGACCGCACGCTCACCAGCGAGGAGGTCGACAAGGCTCACGAGCGCCTGGTCAAGAAGGTGTCCAGCGCCACCGGCGCCGAAGTCCGCGGGTAG
- the pheS gene encoding phenylalanine--tRNA ligase subunit alpha, whose translation MEELEALREQTIAQIAQAADTAALEQVRIGVLGKAGTLTGYLRQMGQIAKEERAAVGKTANEVRAAVEGALAARKEELAASELAAAIDAAAVDVTLPGRSQQVGTRHLINRITDEISEIFLGLGYTVATGPEVETDYYNFEALNAPADHPSRSLADTFYVRDLSGAQAAVRGESDVLLRTQTSGVQVHAMEDNELPIYVIAPGKVYRRDVADPSHLPQFTQIEGLVVDEGITFGDLKGTLDYLCKQMFGEERKTRFRAHYFPFTEPSAEVDVSCGICHGEGCRFCKGTGWLEILGCGMVDPNVLSMSGIDPEKYSGFAFGMGVERIACLKYNVPDLRMLVEGDMRFLRQF comes from the coding sequence GTGGAGGAACTGGAGGCGCTGCGCGAGCAGACCATCGCGCAGATCGCGCAGGCGGCCGACACCGCGGCGCTCGAGCAGGTGCGCATCGGCGTGCTGGGCAAGGCGGGCACGCTGACCGGGTACCTGCGCCAGATGGGGCAGATCGCGAAGGAGGAGCGCGCCGCCGTGGGCAAGACGGCGAACGAGGTGCGCGCCGCCGTCGAAGGCGCGCTGGCCGCGCGCAAGGAGGAGCTGGCCGCATCCGAGCTGGCCGCCGCCATCGACGCGGCCGCCGTGGACGTGACGCTGCCGGGTCGCTCGCAGCAGGTGGGCACGCGCCACCTCATCAACCGCATCACCGACGAGATTTCCGAGATCTTCCTCGGCCTGGGCTACACGGTGGCCACGGGCCCCGAGGTGGAGACCGACTACTACAACTTCGAGGCGTTGAACGCCCCGGCCGACCACCCCAGCCGCAGCCTGGCCGACACGTTCTATGTGCGCGACCTTTCCGGCGCGCAGGCGGCCGTGCGCGGCGAGTCCGACGTGCTGCTGCGCACCCAGACCTCCGGCGTGCAGGTGCACGCGATGGAGGACAACGAGCTGCCCATCTACGTGATCGCGCCCGGCAAGGTGTACCGCCGCGACGTGGCCGACCCGTCCCACCTGCCCCAGTTCACGCAGATCGAGGGCCTCGTGGTGGACGAGGGCATCACGTTCGGCGACCTCAAGGGCACGCTCGACTACCTGTGCAAGCAGATGTTCGGCGAAGAGCGCAAGACGCGGTTCCGCGCCCACTACTTCCCGTTCACGGAGCCGTCGGCCGAGGTGGACGTGAGCTGCGGCATCTGCCACGGCGAGGGCTGCCGCTTCTGCAAGGGCACCGGCTGGCTGGAGATCCTCGGCTGCGGCATGGTGGACCCGAACGTGCTTTCCATGTCGGGCATCGATCCGGAGAAGTATTCCGGCTTCGCGTTCGGCATGGGGGTGGAGCGCATCGCCTGCCTGAAGTACAACGTGCCCGACCTGCGCATGCTGGTCGAAGGCGACATGCGCTTCTTGCGGCAGTTCTAG